TGTCGAAGTTCTCGAAGGTCAGCAGCCCGCCGCCGGTGAAGAAGCTCTCGCCCGGGTTGGCCGAATACTTGCGTTCCATCGCTGCGCGCAGCATGTCTTCCAGGCTGGCGTCCCTGTTCGCGGTCAGGTATTCGACCGCCCAGCTGGTGAGGTAGTCCTGCTGGGCGACCGGCAGCTTGACGAGCGCCTCGCGATCCAGCGGCGACAGGCGCTCATGCAGGCGCGCGATGATTTCGAGGTAAGTGACCAGGGTACGCAACTTGGCGGTCGAGCCGAGGTCGAGCTTGGTGCCTTCGTTGATGTCGAAGGGCTGGTCGAAGTTGTCGGTCTGCACCCGGACCAGGTTGGCGCCGGCGGTACGTTCGAACAGCGTGAAGCTGTAGATCACCTTGGCGGGGTCGCCGCCGCCGAGCAGGTGGTCGCCGACCAGGCCGGCTTCCTTGGCCGCGGCGGGGTCGGAAATCTTGCGCAGCGTGTCGGTCACCGCGCGCTGTAGTTTGACGTCGAGCGTGCTGACCGCGCTCAGGTCGAGACGGTCGAGGTCGTACAGGCGTGGCACGCGCAGCAGCGTCGCCAGCTGGGTGCGCGTCACCACCGCCGCCTTGCGACCGGCCAGCGAGTGCGTCCCGCCCGACTGGGCGCTGCGTTGCAGTTGCAGCGGCTGGCGCAGCGCTGCGTCGCGCAGTTCGCTGCTGATGACCCCCTGTGTCGCCATCAGCCGCAGGTGCACGTTGGTCAGGTTTTCCAGCGATGTCGGGTCGGCGAGGAAGCCGCTCGGGCGCCGCTGCGAAATCATCAGCGACAGCGCCTGCTTGTAGGCGAGCGCGCGTGCCGCCGGGTTGGCGGCCGGGTCGCGCAGCAAGGCATTTACCTCGGCGAAGTCGCGGCCGTACCACGCAGCCATGCCGTCGCCGATACCGATCACTTCGCCGTAGCCGGGTTTGGCTGCCAGCGGCACGGTGTTCAGGTAATCGACGACCAGCTGGCGCCGAACCTGCGTCGTATCCTCGCCCGGCAGGTAGGCGCGCAGCGAGGCCGAGGCCATCTGCCGCAGTTTCTCGCGCGGCGTACTGGTGCGCCCCTCGGGCGAGTGACGGTACTTCTCGATCTGCGTCGCCAGGGTGCTGCCGCCATGGGCGTCGTGCTCGGCATCGATACGGCGCAGCAGCTGATCGAAGGCGGCTTTGGCGAAGCGGTCCCACTCGACCGCCGGGTTCTTGGTGACCGGCCCCGGTTCCAGCAACTCGCGGTTCTCGATGAACAGGAGGCTGCGCACCAGCAGATCGGGCACCGAACGAAAGTCTTCGTAGAAGTGTTCCGGGAAGCGCGCCTGGAACAAGGTCTGGCCAGCGCAGTCTTCGAGCGTGAGTCCTCCCTGCGTCTTTTCGCGATACGGTGCGAAGAAGCCGAGGTCGACCGCACGCGCCATCTCGGCGGAGATGCGTGCCTGATGCGTGATCGCGAAATCGCGCGCGCCGAGCCGCGCGAGGTATTCGGGTAGCGTGCTGTAGCCCAGGCGCTGGTCGAAGGGCCCGGCGCCGGGGAAGCGGATCGCATCGCTCTTGCCCGGTTCGACATGGAAGGACATGCTGCGCCCCCACTCCGCGAGATGCAGGGCCTCGAAGCGCGAGGTGGTGGTCTCGTACCAGATCAGGCCCGCGGCGGCGAGCACGAGGATCAGGATCACCGCGGCGAGTATGCGTACGACGTGGCCGAGCAGCCGGAGCGGCAGTGAAACGGGGCGTTGCGCCTTGCTGGTCATGCGATCGGGGAATTGCGCCATAAATCAGTGCAGGTGCTGCACTCTCGCTTGGCATTATCCCGAATGCGGCCGCGCAATTGCCGGGGCGTGGCACATTCGCAACGGCGCCCTGTTTGGTTCGAGCACCGACCTATCCTGTCGCGGCGCGGCGTTGGCCGAGTTCGGCTGGCGCCGCCGTGCTGCCGGAGCCATTCGGTTGCGCCGATCCGCTTGCGTGGGGGCACAATGGCTGTCTTCTCGTGGAGGACGGGGCAGATGTTTCTCTCGGATCTGACATCGTGGCGTGCCCGCACGCCGGTGCTGCCACAGGCAGTGGCGCGGGCGCTCGCCGCACTCGAAACGCGGGCGCTCGATACCCTGCCGCCGGGGCGTTATCCGCTCGATGAAGAGGGGATGTTCCTGCTGATCCAGGAGCTGGTGACCCGCCCGCTCGCCGACAGCCGGCCTGAAGCGCACCGGGACCATGCCGACATCCAGATCGTGCTGGCCGGGCGCGAGCGCTTCGGCATGGCCGCGCCCGACGCGGCGCTGGCGCCGGTCGACGATCTGCTGGCGACGCGCGACATCGCCTTCTATCCGACCCCGACGCGCGAGTGGTTTGTTGATCTGCAGCCGGGGCAACTCGCGATCTTCTATCCCGGCGATCTGCATCGACCCTGTGTCGCCGTCGATGCGCCCGCGCCGGTACGCAAGGCGGTGGTGAAGATCCACCGCCGCCTGCTCGGGCTCTAAGGAAGGCCTGAATAAGCGGCAGCGACGGCGCGTCGCTGCGTTACGGCGTGCTCACGCCCGCGCCTATCCATCAGATAGGTCCTGGTCGCGGCGCGCGCCGCGCGCCGCGCCTTGCGCTGCATCCGTCTCGCGCACTTTTTCAGACCTTCCCTCAGGGCGCTACTGCGCGCCCTGCTGTTTCTTCATCGCCTCGACCATCTGCTTCATCTGCTCCGGCGTCATGCGGCCGCCCGGTTGCATGCCTGCCTGTTTCTGCATCTCCAGGGCGTTGAAGCGGCGTCCGTTGACTTCCATGTCGCCCCCCTTCCAGCCGCTCGGGCAGGCGCCCAGCCAGCGCACCGTGACCTTGTGACGCGCATCGGCGGTGCCGTTCATCGGGGGGTCGAAGTGCGTCTGCGAGTCGATCGTGTAGGTATTGGCGAAGTCGCCGGTGATGACCGAGTGGATGGTCGCCGTCGTGGTGCCGTGCTTGCACACCGCATCGGCTTCCCAGCCGGTGGCCGTCTTCTTGAAGGAATGCTTCTCGCACTCGCTGCGGCCGGGCCCGCCGCCGCCCTGCAGCGCGTGTTTCTGCATCTCGGCGTCGCTCTTCGCGTCGATGCACTGCTTCATGGGCGGCATCGGGTGTTTGCTGGCCGGGTTTTCCGCGCTCATTTCCCAAAGGCCTTCCTTGCGCTGCGGGAAGTCCGCAGCCAGGCTGCTTGCGCATCCGAGCAGGCACAGGGCAAGACAGGTGAAGCGTACGGTGTGCATATCGACTCCCGATAGAAGAAGGGTAGCTAAAGCATAGACCGCGCAAAGGCGCTCAGCGCTCGCTGATGGAACCGCCCGCACGCATGCCGCGCTCGCGCTCGCGCTGGCGCAGCACATCGATCATCACGTTGAAGGTGCGGGCCAGCGCGCCGATCTCGTCGTTGTTGGAGACCTTCACATGCGCGCCTTCGTAGTCGCCGCGCTTGAGCGCATCCGCCGCGCGGGTGAGCTGTTTCACCGGCCGCACGATGCTGCGCGCGAAGAGCAGCGCCAGAAGCACGAACACCGTGCCGACGGCCAGCAAGCTGTAGAGCACCTGGCGGAACATGCGTTGCAGCGGCGCTTCGAAGCTGTCATGCGACTCGCTCACACCGACCACCCAGTCATGTCCGGAGACCGGTGCGAAGCCGGCGACCTCGCGCACACCGGAAATCGTCGAATCGAAATCCACGTTGCCCTCGCGGCGCGCACCGACCATTGCCGCGGCGAGGCTGGGCATGTCGAGGCTGTCGATACGGTCGCGCCGGAAGCGCTGGTCGGCCGAGATGGCTGCAAGCGCAGAGGGCGACAGGCGCGCGAGGCTGCGGAAGCGCAGCGCGTTGTTGCGGTGGTGGATCAGCACGCCGTCGCCGTCGACCAGGAAGGGTTCGCGGCTGTCGCTGCGCGCGGTATCGACGATCGCACCGATCGTTTCCGCGCGCAGCCGCAGCACCACCACGCCGATCGTCTTCTCGTCTGCCCGCTTGACCGGATAGGCCACGTACGCGCCGGCGCGTCCGGCGACCGCCCCGACGATGATGCTGGTGACGTTCGACCTGCCGGCCATCGCGGTGCGGAAGTAGTCGCGGAACGCGTAGTTGCCGCCCACCACTTCCGGCGCGGTCGAGACGACGGCGTTGCCGCTGGCGTCCATCAGCGTCAGCAGGTGTACGTCCGGATTGGTCGCGACCAGATTGCGAAAGCGCGTCAGCAGCGCGGCCTTGCCTGCGTCGGTCGGCGTCGTGAGCACTTCGGCCACTTCGGCGTTGCTGGCGACAAAGGCGGTCACGCGGCGGCTGTCTTCGATCAGCTGCGAGAGGCGGCCCGAGGTCGTCAGGGCAAGGTGTTCGAGGCTGCGTCGTTCGGCGCGGGCGAGCGCTTCCACGCTGGTGGTGTAGTTGTGATAGCCGGTGATGCTCATCGGCAGCACCGCCGCGATCACCAGCGCGAGCGCCATCTTCAGGGCCAGCGGCCAGGAGCCCGGATGCACGATGCGCCGGCCTGCGCCGCTGCGTGCCGTGCCCTCGCTGTCGGCCTGTGTAGCGGCGCCGGCGGCGAGCGCTTCCTGCAGACCGAGGCTGGCCGCGTGCGCGGCGAAGAGTGCGAGGCGGAAGGCCTCGACGCTCTGCGGCCGGTCTTCCGGGCGCAGTTGCAGCGCCCAGTCGATGGCGCGCAGGAACTCGCGGCTGTAGCGCCCGGCGCCGGCTTCTTCGGCGCTCAGGTCAGCCTGCGGTGCCGCCTGCCGGTCGGGCGCCTCGCGCGGGCGCTGCCCGGTCACCATCCAGTAAAGCGTGGCGCCGAGCGCGTAGAGATCCGTCCACGGCCCCTGGTTGTCGCCCAGGTATTGCTCGATCGGCGCATAGCCGGGCGTCAGGATGCTCGGTGCGTCGGGAGCGCCGCCACTGGCGGGGCGCGCCGCGCCGAAATCCAGCAGCACGAGGCTGCCATCCTCGTCGCGCACGCACAGGTTGTCAGGCTTGATGTCGCGGTGCAGGACGCCGCTGCGATGCACCAGCGCCAGGCCGTCGAGCAGGGGGTGAAGGAGCAGCAGCAGATCCGGTTCCGAGAACGGCGTTGCGCCGCTGGCCGCGGCATCGCGCGCGCGCCCGCCGAGCAGGCGGCTGAGTGCCGGCGCGTTGCGCCGCTGATTGAGCCACCAGTCGCCAAGGGCGCGGCCGCGTTCGTAGTCCAGCACCATGTAGGCGGTGCGGTTGGCCTCGAAAAAGCGCGCCACGCGCACGATGTTGCGATGGCGGAAGGTCGCCAGCGTGCGTGCTTCGACGAGGAACTGGTCGAGGCCGTCGAGCAGCGTCGGCATGGCGTCGAGCCGGCGTGGCCGCACGGTGCTGTCGCGCGCCCGCATCGCGAACTGTGCTGGCAGGTATTCCTTGATCGCAACCTGCGCATGCAGGTTGACGTCGGTGGCGAGGTAGGTGATGCCGAAGCCGCCCTGGCCGAGCACGGCATCGATGCGGTATTCGTGCAGCCGGTAGCCAGGCTGCAGCGCGATCGGTGCGGGCTCGGGGCGCGCCGGTGGGGTGACCGGCAGCGCGGCCACCGGTGAGGCCGGTGCTGCCGCCTGCGCCGTCGCAATCTCCGCTAGCGGTGCGGCGGCTTGCGGCGGGCGTGCCGGGGCTGGTGCAGCAACAGGTGTCGGGCGGTGCGCCGCGCCTGCCGGCAGTATCACCGTCTCGGTGTCGCCGGCAGGTGCAGCCTGGGGCGTAGCGGGCAGCACCACGGTGGCCTGGCTTTCGGCCCGTGCGGGCTTGCCCTGACGCAGGCGATCGAGCGCTTCGGCGGCGAGCAAGACGGTATTGCGATCGTCCATGGCGCGGTAGCGTTCCTTCTCTGTTGGCGGCCGGAGCAGTGTGGATGCGGGTGCTACGATAGTTGAATCCCGCCCGGAGAGTGCACACCGATGTCCCGACAGCGCGCCCGCCGAACGCCCGACCCCGCCGCGCGGGCCAGCTTCGCCCGCCTGCTCGCGGTGGCGGCGTTGGTGGCGATGTTCGGCATCGGCATGTGCGTCTTCCTCAGTTACTTCAAATTCAAGTCGGCGCTCGAGGCGGCTGCGCGTTCGCGGATGGAAGTGCCGGCCACGGCGGTGCGCGAGGGCATACAGTCGGCGCTTGCGCTGGGTCTGCCGCTCGCGAGTGTGAGCACCGCGCCTGACCTGCTGGCGCGCGAACGACTGGCGGATGCGGCGATCGAAGAGATCTGCGTCTTCGACGAAAGCGGGCGCGTGCGCTTCAGCACCGACGGGGCCCGCGTCGGCCGTAGCATCGACGCGCGCTGGCGCGACGCCGCGCGTCGCGGGTCCGTGAAGGGATGGCATCTGGCCGAGCCCGCGCAGGCGGTGCTGGGTTTATCGATACGCAACAGCTTCGATCTGCAACTTGGGCAGGTTGCGGTGCGCTACTCGCTGGCTTCCCTGCAACAGGCGCTCGACCGGATGCGGGCGCAGCTCGCGCTGATCGCGCTGATCGGCTGGCTCGGCACGCTGGCGTTCGCGGCGCTGGTGCTTGGTCTGGTATTGCGTCTGAGCGCGCCGGCTGCCAAGCCGGGCGAGGCCGCGCTGGCGGGCGGATGAGCGTCGCACCGGCATCGCCCCGTGCGCTGCAGGCACGGCTGATGGCGGCGATCCTGATCGTCGTCATGGCAGGGCTGCTTGCGGCGTCGTGGGCCACGCAGCGCGCGTTCGAGTCTGGCCTGCGTCCCGAACTGCTGCGCAAGGCCGCGGTGGTCGGTGCATCGGTCGGAGAACTGGTTGGAAAGACCCTCGATCACGGGCTGGCGCTGCGCGATCTGGTCGGTGTTGAAGCGTACCTGCAGGCAGTGCGCAAACAGCATCCCGAACTCGCCTACCTCGCGCTGTGCGACGACTCGGGCAGGGTGCTGTTCAAGAGCGGCTCACCCGCGGCGACCGCCGGCATCAGCGTGTCGCTGACCCATGCGGCGCGCCCCGCCGGGGCGGTGGAGGCAAGCCTGAGCGCCGCGTTCATCCGGCAGATCCTGTTCGAATCGACGCTCGACCTGCTGGTGGTGTGCCTCGTTGCGGTGTTCTTCACCCGCGAGTTGCTGCACGCGATCACCGCGAGCGACCCGCGCCTGGGAAGTGTCGGGACGGAGGGAGACGCGGTGCTGGCGCGCGTGCGCGCGCCGCTGTTCCTGTTCATGCTGGCCGAAGAACTGACGCGGGCCTTCCTGCCGGGATTCTCGCGTGCCCTGCTGCCGAGCACGTCGACACTCGCACCGGACGTTCTGGTCGGCGTGCCGATCGTCGTCTTCATGCTGGTCGTTGCACTGGGGCAGCCGGTGCTGGCGAGCTGGAGCGAACGGGTGGGTCATCGGCGTGCGATGCAGTGGGGGGCGGCGCTGGGCGTGTGCGGCCTCGGCGGTGCGGCGCTTTCGGGCGGCATCGTCGACTTCATCGCCTGGCGTGCGCTGTGCGGGTTGGCTTACGCGATCGTCTTCGTCGCCGGCCAGGGCTTCGTCATCGCGCACACCGACGCGGCTTCGCGCAGCCGCGGCTTCGCGTTGTTCGTCACCGCGATCATGGTGGCTGCAGTGTGCGGTCCGCCGGTAGGCGGCATCCTCGCGGACCATCTCGGCGCACGCTGGGGGTTCGGCGCCGCGGCATCGCTTGCCGTCGCGGCGTTGATGGTGGTGCGGACGCTGCCGCGCGACGCGCAAGCAAGCATTACGGCACCCTCGCGCGCCCCCGTCCTGCGCGACTTCCTGCGCCTGTTCCGTCAGCGCAGTTTCGTGGTGATCACGCTGCTCGCCGCGGTGCCGGCCAAGCTGATCCTCGCCGGCTTCTGCTTCTATCTCGTGCCCGTGTACCTGTTGTCGCTCGGTGCGCCGCCCTCGGTCGCCGGTCGGGCGCTGATGGTCTATGCGGTGGTGCTGGTGCTGATGCTGCCGCAGGCGACGCGCCTCGCCGAGCGCGGTGTCGCGCACGCGCATCTGGTGGGCGTGGGGCTGTGCATCTCGTCGCTTGGCGGTTTCGGCCTGCTTGCCTGGGGCGGCGTGCTCCCGGTCTATCTCGCGATGGCCTTGCTGGGGCTGGGGCAGGGACTGTCGATCGCGGCGCAGAGCACCTTGCTGTCGCTGGCCTGCAGCAGCGAAATCGAGGCGCACGGCAGTGGGCCGGTGTTCGGCGTGTATCGCCTGATCGAACGGCTCGGCAACGCCAGCGGGCCGCTCGTGACGGGCGTGCTGGTGGCGCTGCTGGGGCACGCCGCGGCTTTCGCGACGGTGTCCGCGATCGTGCTGATCTGCGGGCTGTGTTTCGTGGCGCTGACGGGGAACACACGTGTGCCGGTATCAGTGGGGGCGCGGGCGTGAAACGACGCGGCTTTCTGTTGCTTGGCGCGCAACTGGCGCTGGCGGGCCGGCTGTCGGCTGCGGCGTCGCGGCGCTTCCAGATCTATGCGATCACCTATCGC
This region of Niveibacterium umoris genomic DNA includes:
- a CDS encoding serine/threonine protein kinase yields the protein MDDRNTVLLAAEALDRLRQGKPARAESQATVVLPATPQAAPAGDTETVILPAGAAHRPTPVAAPAPARPPQAAAPLAEIATAQAAAPASPVAALPVTPPARPEPAPIALQPGYRLHEYRIDAVLGQGGFGITYLATDVNLHAQVAIKEYLPAQFAMRARDSTVRPRRLDAMPTLLDGLDQFLVEARTLATFRHRNIVRVARFFEANRTAYMVLDYERGRALGDWWLNQRRNAPALSRLLGGRARDAAASGATPFSEPDLLLLLHPLLDGLALVHRSGVLHRDIKPDNLCVRDEDGSLVLLDFGAARPASGGAPDAPSILTPGYAPIEQYLGDNQGPWTDLYALGATLYWMVTGQRPREAPDRQAAPQADLSAEEAGAGRYSREFLRAIDWALQLRPEDRPQSVEAFRLALFAAHAASLGLQEALAAGAATQADSEGTARSGAGRRIVHPGSWPLALKMALALVIAAVLPMSITGYHNYTTSVEALARAERRSLEHLALTTSGRLSQLIEDSRRVTAFVASNAEVAEVLTTPTDAGKAALLTRFRNLVATNPDVHLLTLMDASGNAVVSTAPEVVGGNYAFRDYFRTAMAGRSNVTSIIVGAVAGRAGAYVAYPVKRADEKTIGVVVLRLRAETIGAIVDTARSDSREPFLVDGDGVLIHHRNNALRFRSLARLSPSALAAISADQRFRRDRIDSLDMPSLAAAMVGARREGNVDFDSTISGVREVAGFAPVSGHDWVVGVSESHDSFEAPLQRMFRQVLYSLLAVGTVFVLLALLFARSIVRPVKQLTRAADALKRGDYEGAHVKVSNNDEIGALARTFNVMIDVLRQRERERGMRAGGSISER
- a CDS encoding MFS transporter — its product is MSVAPASPRALQARLMAAILIVVMAGLLAASWATQRAFESGLRPELLRKAAVVGASVGELVGKTLDHGLALRDLVGVEAYLQAVRKQHPELAYLALCDDSGRVLFKSGSPAATAGISVSLTHAARPAGAVEASLSAAFIRQILFESTLDLLVVCLVAVFFTRELLHAITASDPRLGSVGTEGDAVLARVRAPLFLFMLAEELTRAFLPGFSRALLPSTSTLAPDVLVGVPIVVFMLVVALGQPVLASWSERVGHRRAMQWGAALGVCGLGGAALSGGIVDFIAWRALCGLAYAIVFVAGQGFVIAHTDAASRSRGFALFVTAIMVAAVCGPPVGGILADHLGARWGFGAAASLAVAALMVVRTLPRDAQASITAPSRAPVLRDFLRLFRQRSFVVITLLAAVPAKLILAGFCFYLVPVYLLSLGAPPSVAGRALMVYAVVLVLMLPQATRLAERGVAHAHLVGVGLCISSLGGFGLLAWGGVLPVYLAMALLGLGQGLSIAAQSTLLSLACSSEIEAHGSGPVFGVYRLIERLGNASGPLVTGVLVALLGHAAAFATVSAIVLICGLCFVALTGNTRVPVSVGARA
- a CDS encoding DUF3617 domain-containing protein, whose product is MHTVRFTCLALCLLGCASSLAADFPQRKEGLWEMSAENPASKHPMPPMKQCIDAKSDAEMQKHALQGGGGPGRSECEKHSFKKTATGWEADAVCKHGTTTATIHSVITGDFANTYTIDSQTHFDPPMNGTADARHKVTVRWLGACPSGWKGGDMEVNGRRFNALEMQKQAGMQPGGRMTPEQMKQMVEAMKKQQGAQ
- a CDS encoding YhcH/YjgK/YiaL family protein, whose amino-acid sequence is MFLSDLTSWRARTPVLPQAVARALAALETRALDTLPPGRYPLDEEGMFLLIQELVTRPLADSRPEAHRDHADIQIVLAGRERFGMAAPDAALAPVDDLLATRDIAFYPTPTREWFVDLQPGQLAIFYPGDLHRPCVAVDAPAPVRKAVVKIHRRLLGL
- a CDS encoding transglycosylase domain-containing protein, with translation MAQFPDRMTSKAQRPVSLPLRLLGHVVRILAAVILILVLAAAGLIWYETTTSRFEALHLAEWGRSMSFHVEPGKSDAIRFPGAGPFDQRLGYSTLPEYLARLGARDFAITHQARISAEMARAVDLGFFAPYREKTQGGLTLEDCAGQTLFQARFPEHFYEDFRSVPDLLVRSLLFIENRELLEPGPVTKNPAVEWDRFAKAAFDQLLRRIDAEHDAHGGSTLATQIEKYRHSPEGRTSTPREKLRQMASASLRAYLPGEDTTQVRRQLVVDYLNTVPLAAKPGYGEVIGIGDGMAAWYGRDFAEVNALLRDPAANPAARALAYKQALSLMISQRRPSGFLADPTSLENLTNVHLRLMATQGVISSELRDAALRQPLQLQRSAQSGGTHSLAGRKAAVVTRTQLATLLRVPRLYDLDRLDLSAVSTLDVKLQRAVTDTLRKISDPAAAKEAGLVGDHLLGGGDPAKVIYSFTLFERTAGANLVRVQTDNFDQPFDINEGTKLDLGSTAKLRTLVTYLEIIARLHERLSPLDREALVKLPVAQQDYLTSWAVEYLTANRDASLEDMLRAAMERKYSANPGESFFTGGGLLTFENFDKLDNTRIVSVREALQRSVNLAFIRIMRDIVRHTMFNMPSSSATLLDDNKDPKRQDYLARFADREGKEFISRFYKKYQGKNAGESLDILLQGIHPTPKRLTTIFRSIDPKADESQLGAFLEQNLPDASFESDSIARLYESYSPEAYDLADRGYLAGVHPLELWLVGYLRQHPGATLSQVFAASADERQNVYRWLFKTRYKSAQDVRIKQLVEVEAFLEIHKMWKRLGYPFDTLVPSYATALGSSADRPAALAELVGVLINDGVRLPTVRLDAMRFAADTPYETRLTYRPQAGERVLPSEVAKVARETMAEVVEKGTAKRLSGVFKRADGSVITVGGKTGTGDHRFEVYGKGGVLISERVVSRSGTLVFYIGDRHFGTITAYVKGPEAADYKFTSALPAQLLKVLAPSLIDEINRPAQDGMRCERPPELKPTPALKPAPVAG